From Medicago truncatula cultivar Jemalong A17 chromosome 7, MtrunA17r5.0-ANR, whole genome shotgun sequence, a single genomic window includes:
- the LOC11442031 gene encoding potassium transporter 5: MALEEEAVVVNMESIQQNHVSDHPRVPIQEKKQLSLQKYRRNDSLEMESRTISHARYSKGPSTAIILQLAFQSIGIVYGDIGTSPLYVFSSTFTDGIKHNDDILGVLSLIFYTLTLIPLLKYVFFVLRATDNGDGGTFALYSLICRYARVGLIPNQQLEDADVSNYQLQLPNNRREKRASKVKSILENSHFIKLFLLFATMLGTSMVIGDGVLTPCISVLSAVGGIKQADSQITDDQIVLISVAILIGLFMVQRFGTDKVGYSFAPIICIWFTFIGGIGIYNFITHDASVIKAINPKYIVDYFIRNKKDAWISLGGVVLSITGTEALFADVGHFTVRSIQISMCSVTYPALILAYAGQASFLRKNNDLVGETFYKSIPDSLYWPMFVIAVLAAIIASQAMISGTFSIIQQSLSLGCFPRVQIVHTSAKYEGQVYIPEVNYILMIACIAITVGFKTTAKIGNAYGIAVVFVMTLTSAFLILIMIMIWKTHILLIISYVLVIGSVELLYLSSVLYKFDQGGYLPLAFAAILMFVMYVWNNVYRKKYYYELDHKISPEKLREVVCDTSLCRLPGLAMFYSELVQGIPPIFKHYVANVPALHSVLVFVSIKSLPISKVPVEERFLFRRVQPKELNVFRCVVRYGYTDTRNEQEPFEKIMVERLKEFIVKEYYWSQKVIQDGKNDENLNVDEAQEVIDEERVQEEIEKEIEAVEKASRAGVVHLIGENEVIAGKGADIGKRILIDYAYHFLKKNLRQSEKLFDIPHKRMVKVGMTYEL, encoded by the exons ATGGCATTAGAAGAAGAAGCAGTAGTTGTGAACATGGAGAGCATAcaacaaaatcatgtttctGATCATCCTAGAGTACCAATCCAAGAGAAGAAACAGCTTTCGTTGCAAAAGTATCGAAGAAACGATTCTCTTGAAATGGAATCTCGCACCATCTCCCATGCCCGTTACTCTAAA GGACCATCAACGGCAATAATACTTCAACTGGCGTTTCAAAGTATCGGAATAGTGTACGGAGACATCGGAACGTCCCCATTGTATGTGTTCTCGAGCACCTTCACTGATGGCATAAAGCACAATGATGATATCTTGGGAGTTCTTTCCTTAATCTTTTACACTCTCACTCTCATCCCTCTTCTCAAGTATGTCTTCTTCGTCCTAAGGGCCACCGATAATGGGGATG GTGGAACTTTTGCTTTGTACTCTCTAATATGCCGTTACGCTAGAGTGGGACTTATTCCGAATCAACAACTAGAGGACGCAGATGTGTCCAATTATCAGCTGCAATTGCCAAACAACCGCCGTGAGAAAAGAGCATCAAAGGTTAAATCTATACTTGAGAACAGTCACTTCATCAAGCTCTTCCTCTTATTTGCTACTATGCTTGGCACTTCCATGGTCATTGGTGATGGTGTTCTCACCCCTTGCATCTCTG TTTTATCAGCTGTTGGAGGGATCAAGCAAGCTGATAGTCAAATAACTGACG ATCAAATTGTTTTGATATCAGTTGCTATCTTGATTGGCCTTTTCATGGTTCAGAGGTTTGGAACTGACAAAGTGGGTTACAGTTTTGCTCCCATTATTTGTATATGGTTCACATTCATTGGAGGTATTGGCATCTACAATTTCATCACGCATGATGCATCAGTTATAAAAGCAATAAATCCAAAATACATAGTAGATTATTTCATCAGGAATAAAAAAGATGCTTGGATTTCTCTTGGTGGTGTTGTGTTGTCTATAACAG GAACTGAAGCACTATTTGCTGATGTTGGACACTTTACGGTTCGGTCTATACAGATAAGTATGTGTTCTGTGACTTACCCTGCTCTCATTTTGGCTTATGCTGGACAAGCATCTTTTCTTCGCAAAAACAATGATCTTGTCGGTGAGACATTCTATAAGTCTATACCAG ACTCTCTATATTGGCCAATGTTTGTGATTGCTGTTCTGGCAGCAATTATTGCTTCTCAAGCCATGATATCAGGGACTTTCTCTATAATCCAACAATCCTTATCATTGGGATGTTTTCCTCGTGTGCAAATTGTACATACATCAGCCAAGTATGAAGGACAGGTTTATATCCCAGAAGTTAATTACATCCTCATGATTGCTTGTATTGCCATCACTGTTGGTTTCAAAACCACAGCAAAAATTGGCAATGCTTATG GGATAGCAGTGGTATTTGTGATGACACTAACATCCGCATTTCTCATACTAATCATGATCATGATATGGAAGACTCACATACTTTTGATCATTAGCTATGTTCTCGTCATTGGTTCAGTGGAGCTTCTTTATTTAAGTTCAGTTTTATACAAATTTGACCAAGGAGGTTATCTTCCTCTTGCATTTGCGGCGATTCTAATGTTCGTCATGTATGTATGGAATAACGTGTACCGAAAAAAATACTATTACGAACTTGATCACAAGATTTCACCTGAGAAGCTCAGAGAGGTTGTTTGTGACACAAGTTTATGTCGATTGCCCGGCCTTGCAATGTTTTATTCTGAGCTTGTTCAAGGCATTCCAccaattttcaaacattatgTTGCAAATGTGCCTGCACTACACTCTGTCCTTGTTTTCGTTTCAATCAAATCCTTGCCTATTAGTAAAGTCCCAGTGGAAGAAAGGTTCCTTTTTCGCCGAGTACAACCTAAAGAACTCAATGTATTTCGATGTGTTGTTCGATACGGATACACCGATACGCGCAATGAGCAAGAGccttttgagaaaataatgGTTGAGAGGTTGAAGGAATTTATTGTTAAGGAATACTATTGGTCTCAAAAAGTAATACAAGATGGTAAAAATGATGAAAACTTGAATGTTGATGAAGCACAAGAAGTTATTGATGAAGAAAGAGTACAAGAGGAAATTGAAAAAGAGATTGAGGCAGTTGAAAAAGCATCAAGGGCTGGTGTTGTTCACTTGATTGGTGAAAATGAGGTGATTGCTGGTAAAGGAGCTGACATTGGAAAGAGAATTTTGATTGATTATGCTTACCATTTCTTGAAGAAAAATTTGAGGCAGAgtgaaaaattatttgatattcCTCATAAACGTATGGTTAAAGTGGGAATGACTTATGAGCTATaa